A region from the Rhodamnia argentea isolate NSW1041297 chromosome 7, ASM2092103v1, whole genome shotgun sequence genome encodes:
- the LOC115734847 gene encoding galactose mutarotase yields the protein MLSLVLPDKSGELADIPLGYDTIDKYKNDSTYFRAIVGRVANRIGGAQFTLDGTRYKIVANEGNNTLHGGPIGFSDVIWTMKSYREESHVTFGYESYDGEQGFPGDLSVSGTYMIIETNKLGVKTEAKALNKATPVNLALHTYWNLGSHSNGDILSQTIQLFASKITQVDEHLIPTGGIINIEELPYGFLQPRQIGSRINELPHGYDINYILDNTGHRHLKKVAVVEDSITGRKMELWSNQPGVQFYTANYLENKRGKGGFVYSSHAGLCLETQGFPDSVNHRNFLHRLLVPDRLMNM from the exons ATGCTCTCTCTTGTCCTTCCCGATAAG TCCGGTGAATTAGCTGATATTCCTCTTGGATATGATACCATTGACAAGTACAAG AATGATTCTACCTATTTCAGAGCCATCGTCGGCCGAGTTGCAAATAGGATCGGTGGGGCTCAATTCACTCTAGACGGAACTCGCTACAAGATAGTTGCTAATGAAGGGAACAACACACTGCATG GTGGCCCGATAGGATTTAGCGACGTTATCTGGACAATGAAGAGTTACAGAGAAGAGAGTCATGTAACTTTTGGTTACGAGAGCTATGATGGAGAACAAG GCTTCCCAGGTGATCTTTCTGTCTCTGGGACCTACATGATTATTGAAACAAACAAGCTGGGTGTGAAAACGGAAGCCAAGGCCCTAAACAAGGCCACTCCAGTGAACCTAGCCCTGCACACCTACTGGAATCTTGGTAGCCACAGCAATGGCGACATCCTCTCGCAGACTATCCAACTATTCGCTTCCAAGATCACTCAAGTTGATGAACATCTCATACCCACCGGTGGAATCATAAACATTGAAGAATTGCCATACGGCTTCCTCCAACCACGCCAAATTGGAAGCAGAATAAACGAGCTACCCCATGGATATGACATTAACTACATCCTCGACAACACGGGACACAGACATCTAAAGAAGGTCGCGGTTGTCGAGGACAGCATAACAGGAAGAAAGATGGAGCTGTGGAGTAATCAGCCTGGAGTGCAATTCTACACTGCTAATTATCTGGAGAACAAGAGAGGAAAAGGTGGGTTTGTTTATTCCAGTCATGCAGGTCTTTGCTTGGAGACTCAGGGATTCCCAGACTCTGTGAATCACCGAAATTTCCTTCACAGATTATTAGTCCCGGACAGACTTATGAACATGTAA
- the LOC115734845 gene encoding pentatricopeptide repeat-containing protein At1g08070, chloroplastic-like: protein MVRDLVRLIHSVKRPSHFKQIHALVTTAFPSLASFLVRRLLSVPLVDYAREVFDRIPQPDEDLSNSLISMYARLSLHEEAMEVFRSMIRSDVCIDSYTVPPIIKSCLSLADLGLGKQVHCLAIGRGLDTDAFVQTALMNFYSRSGELAFAKTIFEKMGTKDPIAYNCLISAYSNSGDVLAARKLFDEMPNRSTASWNSLISCYACNGDYQEALRIFERMKDEKCNPNEITLASVFSICAKLGDLNAGLSAEKFIDDNNLCRNTILSTAIMEMYLKCGAVEEARRQFDKMNKRDVVTWSAMIAGYAQNGKPEQALELFESMKNENIKPNDVALVSILSVCADSGSVEACEEIGCYIESQGMASNVFVASALLDMYSKCGNISKSHQIFLNMPQKDTVTWNSMIAGLATNGLSEDAFAVYKQMIKTGGRPNDITFVGLLTACSHAGLVEMGLEIFRHMKIDHEIVPQIEHYACIVDLFCRAGRLKDAYDFICGMEVEPNAVIWSSLLSASRIHMNIELAELSVKKLAEQDPDSSWYYVLLSNIYSSTSHWQEALNVQKMLKDKKVQKAAAYSWVEVDNKLHKFLVGDSSLPRNTEVHGTVNGLAMQSTWVGHDFDSSLGL from the coding sequence ATGGTTCGAGATCTGGTGAGGTTAATACACTCCGTGAAACGCCCGAGCCACTTTAAGCAGATCCACGCCCTGGTCACCACTGCGTTCCCTTCTCTCGCGTCGTTTCTGGTCAGAAGACTGTTGAGCGTGCCCCTCGTCGACTATGCCCGGGAAGTATTCGATCGAATTCCCCAACCAGATGAGGACTTGTCTAACTCACTGATTTCGATGTATGCTCGGCTTTCTTTGCACGAAGAAGCCATGGAAGTATTCAGATCGATGATACGGAGCGATGTTTGTATAGACTCCTACACGGTTCCGCCTATCATCAAGTCTTGTTTATCTTTGGCGGACTTGGGTTTAGGAAAACAAGTGCATTGTCTGGCGATTGGTCGTGGATTAGACACAGATGCCTTCGTCCAAACTGCTTTGATGAACTTCTATTCCAGGAGCGGTGAATTAGCTTTCGCTAAAACAATTTTCGAAAAGATGGGTACGAAGGATCCCATTGCTTATAATTGCTTGATTTCTGCCTATTCTAATTCGGGTGACGTTTTAGCTGCGAGAAagttgtttgatgaaatgcccaaTAGGTCCACTGCTTCTTGGAATTCTTTGATCTCATGTTATGCTTGCAATGGGGATTATCAAGAGGCATTGAGGATCTTTGAAAGGATGAAGGATGAGAAGTGCAATCCAAATGAAATTACTCTGGCTTCAGTTTTTTCCATCTGTGCTAAGCTTGGGGACCTCAATGCTGGGTTGAGTGCAGAAAAGTTTATTGATGATAACAACCTTTGCCGAAATACGATACTTTCTACTGCAATTATGGAGATGTATCTAAAGTGTGGGGCTGTCGAAGAAGCGCGTCGACAATTTGACAAGATGAATAAAAGAGATGTGGTTACATGGAGTGCCATGATTGCTGGCTATGCTCAGAATGGGAAACCAGAGCAGGCTTTGGAGCTCTTTGAGAGCATGAAGAACGAGAATATTAAACCTAATGACGTAGCACTGGTTAGCATTTTATCAGTTTGTGCTGATTCAGGTTCTGTTGAAGCTTGTGAAGAAATTGGCTGCTATATAGAGAGTCAAGGCATGGCTTCTAATGTCTTTGTAGCATCTGCACTTCTTGATATGTATTCAAAGTGTGGGAATATAAGCAAATCACATCAAATATTCCTTAATATGCCCCAAAAAGACACAGTCACCTGGAACTCAATGATTGCCGGCCTGGCTACAAATGGACTTTCAGAAGATGCATTTGCTGTCTATAAGCAAATGATCAAAACTGGAGGGCGGCCCAATGATATAACATTCGTTGGACTCTTGACTGCCTGCAGTCATGCAGGTCTTGTTGAAATGGGGCTTGAAATTTTCAGACACATGAAAATTGATCATGAGATCGTTCCTCAAATAGAACACTACGCTTGCATTGTGGACCTCTTTTGCAGAGCTGGTAGATTAAAAGATGCCTATGATTTCATATGCGGGATGGAGGTAGAACCAAATGCTGTGATATGGAGCTCCTTACTGAGTGCTTCTAGAATCCACATGAATATTGAGCTCGCTGAGCTCTCAGTTAAGAAGCTGGCGGAGCAAGACCCCGATAGTTCTTGGTATTATGTTCTTCTGTCGAACATTTATTCCAGTACTAGCCACTGGCAAGAAGCACTAAATGTGCAAAAGATGCTGAAGGATAAGAAAGTGCAGAAAGCAGCTGCTTATAGTTGGGTAGAAGTGGATAACAAACTGCATAAATTCTTAGTCGGTGATTCGTCTCTCCCTAGAAATACTGAGGTCCATGGTACTGTCAATGGGTTGGCAATGCAGTCCACATGGGTCGGTCATGATTTTGACTCTAGCCTAGGACTGTAA